Part of the Vigna unguiculata cultivar IT97K-499-35 chromosome 3, ASM411807v1, whole genome shotgun sequence genome, ttaatttttaattgatatggGTCGTGGTATTTTTTGCGTTTGACAGtctattaaattttcttttcatgtttgcaaaagttatttttttttatccatattagtagtgttattttttctttcaaagttGGTCATAAATTTTTTCCTAATGTTGGTTGTGGAAATTTTCCGTCATCATCGTTGAGtaagatttttttaacaatGGTAGGAAGACAACATTTTCAATGTATATTGATCCTGAAGTTGGAAAAGAACCCACCCACTGTTGTCAACAAAATAGCATTGACTAAGGTAAGCTAAAATAATTATGGTCAATAATGAGAAATTTTTAGCTAACAATTGGTCAAAAACCATATGAAGACAAGActgttaaaaaacaaaaagaaagataaactTGACTAATGGGAACTAAAACAACTGTGAtcaatattagtaaaaaataatcttaCATTTATTcaatattgtttaatttaagCTACACTTAAAGAAGACTTAACCTTTTTGTGTAAGAATATATATTATGACATTTTAATTCTTAGAATAATGGATTAttatttagtaataaaatattaaaaattaacttgaataattaagaaataatttgaatcattaatattaaaacactTGCGAGAGAGTACAGAAGATGATGCAATATTTACATTTTGTGCTATGTATATGGCTCACACCACAATCAATAACTTATCTAAACAATTACCGAATCATGATTATCATACTCAGCAGCATAATCCATAACTTAATTATTCATAATCATCATCACCTACCAAACATCCTTATTCTCCAAACTTCAATGCCAAGTTTCCCAAACAAAATTAATCATATACAATATTATTCCTTTGCTTCTCCTTCtcaactttttttaaagaagctataatattaataacacaGAATACAAACCCTCTTTTGGCTAACATAATATTTTCGAGCTGGCCTACATATGAAAATAGAATATAagtgtatatataataaaactttgATGACTTTTTCAACAattcttttgcttttctttgCATCCACTTATCaaatggaaaatgattttttattactaaattttgacaactttctcttacaattttagGTGGcatcttttaagtaattttttatttttttattttctcattctcaatatcttaaaactaaaatttagtagtcaaaatatcattgtccttttCAAGATAACTACGATTACTTTTCCTTCTATCTCTTACACACCTGGATTGGGCCGGTGTATGTATACATTTTAGCACTGCATGCTCATGACGTACACTATTATTCATGTGTACAAAAAGTTCATCCACAGCTTTTCCAATTTCTACTCTTCCAAAAAAcccttttaacttttcttctttttctcttttcctcttttatttattttaatttcgcAACGCACTTTATATTCCACCTACGTTTTGGCGTTTTTCACATCAACTTTCTGCCAAAACACCCAAGCTTTATCGTTCTACTAACTATTATATACCTTTTTACCTTTATTCCTCTCTGCATATATAAAAATACCTTCAGATTTTTCCTCCTCAACCCCAACCAAAACCTTCTTCACTAACAATAAtccttttttctctctctctttttctgtCTCTGAAAATGGCCCAAGTAGGCCAAGCCAGTGAAGGGATTAAGCTGTTTGGAACAACGATTACCTTGCATGgcagagaaagaagagaagataGTAAAGTGAGTGAAGAAGGAACAGAAGAAAAGAGAGCTGATAGGATCATACCATGTCCAAGATGCAAGAGCATGGAAACCAAGTTTTGTTACTTCAACAACTACAACGTTAATCAGCCAAGGCATTTCTGCAAGGGCTGCCAGAGGTACTGGACCGCCGGCGGAGCCCTCCGCAACGTACCCATAGGCGCCGGTCGCCGGAAGGCCAAACCGCCGTGCCATGACCCTGCAGGGTTTCTCGACGGTGGACTCGCGTCCACGGTTCAGCAACAATTTGGTTTGGAAGAGAggttgatcttggatcaatggCATGTTGCCACCATCGCTCACGGCGATTTCCGGCAGTTTTTTCCGACTAAAAGGCGGAGGATAAACTCAGGTGGTCAACGTCAACCTTGTTAAACTATATATCATCTTCCATtgtttttccttatttattttcttgtataATACACGGACCATTTTCGTTCAACTTTTTTATGTAAGTACTGCTTCTCAATAAAAACACAACGTACATGTAAAAGGTAATAATTGATAGAAATATAACGCTTGTAATTTGCacatattgtatttttaatttattgaaaaaccccaaaaattataatattacatgCATATTTAGTCTCACTCGTATACTCATCTAAAGCGATTAACgtcaaaagaaaaacatgttccaTGCACCAAGTGAAAGagtttgtttttgaaaaagacATCCTTAAATATGAACACGGAACTCggaaatttttcatttttctggAATACTGATGACCCAAGTGAAGTGGTCGTGATCCAATTATTTGATTTCTGTGTGGAAAAATAGGATTAATTTGTGGTAGtcattgtatattatatatgaaatgGAGGAAAATGTCTTATGGAAATGGTTGTTATTGCAGGTGAGCATGAAAGTCAAAAAGAGTTTGTTATCACAGAACATAGGAATGAGATAGAAACGAAAGAGGGTTTAAAAGGCAGGGACAGTGTAAAGCTTATCTGAACAACAAGTTTGAATGCTCGAAAAAAGACACGTCAAAGGAACAAATCGTGTTCTAATTATTAGGGACGTGAACGGTTGAGATGATTTGTGAGTTAGCAAGATGTTCTAGAATTTGCacaaaatctatatatatagaatTAATTGAAGTACATTAATTGGTTTGCTTTGACGTGCGATCCGCAAAAGCCAGACGTTGATTGATGTAAACGTGAACGCGGAAGAAATGGTCaatgagaaagaaagagagaagtttataaaagaaaataccaaAATTTTAGGCAAATTgcacttttattattatttatttcctctcttctttgaaaattaaggaatttatccGTCTTTTGTTCACAACTTGGTTTAGATGCCGGCCAAAACGTTCAATCCACGGTATCTATGTAGCAAAATAATTTctagttaaaatataatgaatattcTTATTTCTTGTTTTATAAGGAGTAATGTGGTCaaattgttcttttattttattattattattatggtaaTAATTATATGTAGATAATTGGATAAGATTTGTAAACTATGTTGTACAATTAGTTGGGTAAGATTATTAGAATAATGATATGTAATTAAATGCGGTCAAATTGTGAAAAAGTAGTCTCATGAGTAAtctattttccttcttttatcaattaaattaaattcctTTTGTGTCATAAGGATATTACGTACAATATGATAACCCGTTTGAGGCAGaagtcaaaaaaatatatatgctaCTAGTTCTTTGCCTTGCTTCAATTAATGTAAAttgtgtaataaaaataaaattatctcaCTCATTATAAGTTCATTCTATTGTAACATTGTAACATGTCATGTcgaagaataatatatatatatatatatatatatatatatatatatatatataagttaacaACTCAAATCAATTAGTATTAATTggttaatataaatatatattatttgttaaaaaggGAAGAAAATATGAAAGCAAGAAAAATTCAAgcataaacaaatataacaattttctCTCCTCTGACTCTTGACTCTGTGTAGTCTATTTCTTTCCTTAtatttccttctttttcacctattcatattcataatattttttagtatattcAATTATCATTCCTTagtacataatttaatttactttagtATTAAGTCAGAAATATGTGTGTGAACAATTCACTAAAAGCACACAAaagtcaaattatatatataaatcacaTATTTTTCAATgacctaagaaaaaaaaatataatatactaaaacctaaaaatatagaaaattaaatatttttttcttgtatgtCCTGGTGTGACTATATTCTACATTTATTTCATGACTTATGCTTTTTCACACTTATAAGTTTggacaaataataaaataatgaatttacaTATTAAAGGAAAGAAACACTacaaaatttttcatattttgtagagtttttcttgtaaatttgttataaaattttacaggaaaatactttttttactcttttttctatgaattttaattggtaGATAATTTCTTAgtgaataattgttttttaaaaaattataaaattcgtaagtattttttacaaaatttaaaaaaaaacattttttgcaaaacattttacaaaaatattggTAGCAAATTATTGCAAACcattattcataacaaaatttgcaatgttttctaagaaaaaaattcaaaaaaaaattgacaaaaaatatgtattttcttAATAGTGAAAATAATTCCACAAACCAAACATAATAAAGaactttgaatatatatatatatatatatatatatatatatatatatatatatatatatatatatatatataaagagaagaaaaaattaaactaatcaTTATTTTACCTGTTTATATTTGTAACATTATCGCTAGagttaattattgtattttatgaCTAATAGTTTTGGAACTcgattttttgttatgattttgtttttaaaaagacATATAAGAAGGTAATGAAAGAAGATGTATTTAAGTTGTCTTTGGTTTTAACTTGTAAAAGATGTGAGAATATTGGATATATCAAGAACATACTCCTCTATCAAGATCTAATTAAAGGGAATGTGTAATGTGTTTGGTTAGTAAACAAAACAATATAGCAACTGTGAAAGCAGAATGGTCTGTATGGGTGTGAATTCTAGTATGAAAAAGTCATATCAGCAGAAAATGATGAAAAGTGCAAGCTGTCACAGCAGTACAACGTTCATGACAGAAGAAAAAGATAACAGAAATGACAGAGAAATATCCCAAAGGGccaagagagagaaaaagacaaTTCACATCCCCCCTTTCTCCTATAGCAAAAGCTGTTTTTATAATCACGTCGTACTCCACACGAAATCCTTCAGTGCAGAATTGATTATTCGTTTCCTTCCACTTTTTCGTTTGCCTTTGTTTTCCTCCCCCTTTGCCATGTGTCCCATGGGTCCCATGTCCTTCATCTGCTCATTACCCGCGCCATTCATAACATTTCTTCCCCCATGAAAGtcaaccttgtcctcaaggttgaAGTGAGGATACTCCAGTTGCGTAGTACTCACGTCTTCCCAAGTAGCTTCCGAGATATCCAACGCTTCCCATTGGACCAGTACTTGAGGAATATGTTGATCTGCTCGTAAAATGACTCTGGATTGTAACACCTTGAGCGGTTGAATAACAAGGCCAAGTTCATGCGTGAGCAAAGGCAGAGGCAGATATGGTTGTTGATGTTCTCCTTTGCACGGTTTCAATAAAGACACATGGAAAACTGGGTGAATCTTCGCTGTAGGAGGCAAGGATAATTTATAAGCCACAGGGCCAATGCGTTGTATCACCGGAAATGGACCAAAATAACGAAGGCCAAGCTTCTGATTTTTGCGAAGAGCCACCGAATGTTGCTTATATGGTTCGAGTTTTACAAACACTAATTCTCCCACTTTGAACTCCACATGGACGCGCTTCTGATCTGAATATTTCTTCATCAGAGTCTCGGCTTTGATTAAATTCTGCTTAAGACATAAAAGGGTTTGATCACGGTGCAACATCATTTCTTGTAAGGAAGGGGGCTCGGTGGCATTTTGTTCATACTTCGGAAGAGTAGGGGGTCTCTCCCAAAAACTGCCTTGAATGGTGTCATGCCAATACTGGTTTGGAAGGTAGTATTATACCAGTATTCAGCCCATGATAACATCTTACGCCAGCCTTTCGGTTCATCCACTGTGAAGCATCGTAAATACATTTCTAAGCATCGATTAAGAGCTTCCGACTGACCATCGAATTGTGGGTGGTAGGCGGTACTCATAGCTAAGGTAGTGCCACTTAGCTTACAAAGTTGTTGCCAAAAATTACTTGTAAAGACGCGATCACTATCTGAAACGATTGATTTGGGCATCCCATGTAACTTCACAATAGATTGCATGAACGCCTCAGCCACGTGCTTGCTTGAATAATCTGCCTTAAGGGTGCAAAAGTGCGCATACTTTGAGAGACGATCGATGACAACCATAATTACGGAAAAGCCATATGATGGGGGAAGGCCAACAATAAAATCCATGGCCAAGTCTTCCCAAATTTGTTGCAGAATAGGGAGGGGCTGTAATAGTCCCGCTGGTGATGTAGTGGATGATTTGGCTTGTTGGCATATCAAGCAGTGTTGGACATAAGCTTTAACATCTTGGGCCATACCCAGCCAGTAGAACTGGGATGAAACTCTTGCTAAAGTGCGTGCAATACCGGAGTGGCCACCGATGGGAGAACTATGCAACTCCTGCAAAATAGTTTGAATCAAGGGGTGTTGGGTCGGTACCACTAGTCGTTGCTTCCAGAACAACAACTTGTTTTGAACAGTATAATGCGGACTTGGGGGAGTGCCTGCGTCGCAGAGTTTGACAATATCTGAGAGTTTAGAATCAGCAGCAATCGCATCACGTAAGTGTATCATGAGATCCTAGGTAGGCTGAGACAAAGCCATGAAATAAGATCGAGACAGGGCATCTGCAGTCTGGTTCTCCTTGCTGGGCTTATACTCGATGGTAAAATCATACCCCAAAAACTTGTGCAGCCAAGCTTGTTGCTCCGGAGTATGAATAGCTTGTTCCATGAgacattttaaacttttttggTCAATTCGGATGGTGAATTTATGGCCAAGTAAGTAGTGCCGAAATTTCGCAATAGCCTCGGTGATTGCATGGATTCCCTGGTATAGGCAGATTGTTTTTGCATTTGTGGTGACAATTTCTTAGAAAAGAATGCAATGGGATGTTGTGATTGGCTAAGAACCGCTCCAATGCCAGTCCCTGATGCATCCGTTTCCAAAATAAACGGTTTGGAGAAGTCTGGCAGTGCCAAAACAGGAGCCGTGGTGATGGCTGTCTTGAGGGTATCAAAAGCAATCTTGGCATGCGAATCCCAATGGAACTTATCCTTTTTTAGCAAATTGGTTAAGGGAGTAGCTATGGAAGCATACCCTTTAATAAATCGGCGATAGTACCCGGTTAATCCCAAAAACCCACGTAATTGTTTCACTGTGGTTGGAATGGGCCAATTCAATATGGTTGTCACCTTGTTGTGATCCATCGAAACACCCTTACTCGAGACAACATGACCAAGGTATTCCACTTCTTGTACACCAAAATGACACTTGGATAATTTGGCAAAGAGACGGTGTTGTTGTAAAATCTGAAGGACAACTTCCAAGTGGTGTAAGTGAAGGGACCAAGAAGTACTGTAGATCAATATGTCATCAAAAAAAACTAACACTGATTTTTGTAACAACCCTTGAAATATAGAATTCATCAAGCTTTGGAAAGTAGCGGGGGCATTtgtaagcccaaagggcatcacgaGCCATTCATAATGACCTTGATGAGTGCGGAAGGCTGTTTTGAATCGATCCTCTGGTTCCATCAAAATTTGATGATAACCGGAACGAAGATCTAGTTTGGAGAAGTATTGAGCGCCGCATAGTTCATCTAGTAATTCATCAACCGTAGGGATGGGAAAGCTATCCTTAACTGTGATGGCGTTTAGAGCCCTGTAATCAGTACAAAACCGCCATGTACCATCTTTTTTCTTGACTAAGAGTATGGGTGAAGAGAATGGGCTGTTGCTAGGAGAAATAATGCCTTCCTTCAACATGGCAACAATCATGGTTTCGATCTGCTCCTTATGGCTGTGAGGATATCTATATGTCGAACTTTCACCGGTTGCGTACCAGGCAGCAAGGGAATATGGTGATTATGAGATCGAACTGGTGGTAAACCCGAAGGTTCAGCAAAAACAGAGCGATATTGATGTAGGAGAAGAGCTAGCTCTAGGTGTAAGTCAACATGACAGTCAACCCAGTTATCCTTTGGCTCCGTAGGAAGTTAAAGTTGTAATGCATAACATTCATCAATAGCACGGGTGTGAGACATTCGCCGGATATGATGAAATTGCACTGGAGTGGGAAGCTTAGAGTTATCACCCCGGAGAGTAATAAATTCACCATTCAAGTAAAATTTTAGAGTCAATGTACTATAATCTGAAATATGAGGGCCTAACATAGCCAACCACGATGCACCCAACACCAAATCTGCGCCAGCAATCGGTAATAAATACACGGGAAGAGTAAGGATATGACCTTGTATTGCCACCGTGAGGTCCTTTATCAGACCTTCAACCTTCAACGAGTTGCCATTTCCCACCATCACGTTAAAAGTGAAAATGGGTTCAATGGGTAATTGTAAGTGAGTTGCAAGTCGAGGTTGGAGAAAACTATGAGAACTACCACTGTCTAACAAAATCTGAATAGGGGCACCCTGAATGGAGCCTTGGAAGCGCATGGTACCCACTCCGTGAGATCCTGTAAGGGCATTGAGGGAAAGATGATGATCCAAGTTATGGTCGGTGGTGGTATGAGTAGGGGTGGCAGTTGGTTGTGTTGGATCGGGAGGGTCCTCGGGTTCTTCGTATTGAAGTAATAGGTACTGTTTATTAGGGCAGTTATGGGTTGGGGTGAATTTGGCATCACAAAGTATAACATAATCCTTTCTCTCTCCGAATTTGCATTTCCGCCGGGGTAATGTGTTTGACAGTGGATGGTTTGAAAGGTTGGCTAAATGGTTTCATGTTTGGTGGGGGTAACAAGGGTGGTAAGGTATTTGGGTTTAGGTGTGGGTGGGTTGTGGTTTTGGTGGAATACGTTTTGGGGTAGCTAGAAGAAAAGTGAGGTTTGGAATTAGGGTTATATTTGTCTTCAAAAAGTTTAGCTAATGATACAACTTTGAGAATGGAGTTTGGGGATTGTGCCAACACGTCACGTCTAATTTCCAGTTTAAGGCCACTTAAAAAACAGTCGAGGATGGCGTCAGCGGTAACGCCCGTAATGCGATTAGCCAAGGCCGTGAATTCAACGTAGTAATCATTGACAGATCCCAACTGGGAGAGTTTGAAGAAAGCAGATCGTGGGCATTCGTAGGGTGAAGGGCCAAATTCCAGGGTTAATGCCTTAGTAAAACCATCCCATGACTGGAAGGGGTTGTTCTTTTGCATCATCTGAAACCACGACACCACATCTTTCTCCAAATAGATAGCAACAATAGTGAAACGATGGAGCTCAGGAGTATTATAATACTCAAAAAATTGCTCCGCTTTAAAGATCCATTGTAAAATATTAGTACCATCAAACTTAGGAAAATCAATCTTAATATTCCGAACCTGAAACGACGAGCTGGATGTTGAGTTCGAACCACCAAAGGCTTGTTGTTTGGAAACGTTATGGATGGCTAGCTCGAGCTTTTCAAAACGTTCTGTATAACTAAGATCACGCTTCTCCATGAGGTCAAGGATTTTCTTCACGTTAGCATCAAGATCCTTGAGACGTGTGTTTTCGGCCATGGTGGTGTCGATGAAAGCACCAAAATGTAATGTGTTTGGTTAGTAAACAAAACAATATAGCAACTGTGAAAGTAGAATGGTCTGTATGGGTGTGAATTCTAGTATGAAAAAGTCATATCAGCAGAAAATGATGAAAAGTGCAAGCTGTCACAGCAGTACAACGTTCATGACAGAAGAAAAAGATAACAGAAATGACAGAGAAATATCCCAAAGGGccaagagagagaaaaagacaaTTCACATCCCCCCTTTCTCCTATAgcaaaagttgtttttataatCACGTCGTACTCCATACGAAATCCTTCAGTGCAGAATTGATTATTCGTTTCCTTCCACTTTTTCGTTTGCCTTTGTTTTCCTCCCCCTTTGCCATGTGTCCCATGGGTCCCATGTCCTTCATATGCTCATTACCCGCGCCATTCATAACAGAATGAAAGTTTGACTTTGGAACAATTTTTCCATTTTCCTTGCGAACAGAACAAGGGTTACAATTCTCTAGATAAGGAGAGTTTGTGTTTGGAACCTCATTTTTGTTCCATATAGTCATTATCAATGTTCTAaatagaaatttattaaaataacattgttAGGATTAAGTACTAATTTGTTTTGGAAATTAGAATTtcgttgatattttaaaaaaataaaagaagaaagtgttttaaaattgtcTTAAACGTGAACTCCTAAATGAAgtataaatattagtatataCCAAAACACATTCAATTTTTCAGCgtaatatttataaactttatccTTTAAGCTGTCATGAATATTAATTAACTgtatatacaaaaatatgtaGACTCTTAAGCATGTAATACTCAATCCTTCGACCTTAAGCCATGTAATGCCTATTATGGTGGTTAATTGTAGATAACTATCATcataaagtttaattaaatttcaacttcctcgtaaatttaaatattttcaattgaattcttatttttatctattaaatatttaatattttatattttcaattgtttCATCATTATCTAGATGACATAGTTGTTATCTCACCCTGTTATTCTGCTTATTTATTTTCACGtgttaaaaaatgttttgattccatatatgattaatataaaaatgatgatgcacttatttttattgttttttatcgAGAACATATTGGATATCAATAATAAGATCTTCATGTTTTCCAGTAACTTTCACTTCATGACCTACAACGACTAAGAATCATCTTGTCACCGCCATCTTTAGGAACACCATTGttattaaacatgttttaaatgaaaaaaaaaaaaagtcacttGGAACTTTACATTAATAACAATTCATCTCATATTAATCTCATCTCATGAAGATATATAAGTAAGATAATGGAAGAATATAACAAtcatattatctaataaataaaaaaattaattaaaaaatataaaaattgaaatactcAGAATAAGAAGAATATAGTAgggattaaattaaaaatacacaatttttttataaacttcaaAATGAAGTCTTATATtagtatatacatattttaatttgagccaatacataatactaaaaatcagaggtctctctctctccttttatTGTGCCATGGCCATTGACATTGATGGGAGACAGAATATAAAAGACGCATTAATTTAACATTCTTAGAATTTTCCACTTTTAAGAGACAGAATGAATTAATGAAATGAAGAAGCCGATTTTTTTGAAATGTGGTGCTGTGGATCATCTTTACATCACATTTTTGTACCCTAAACGAAGGTCTCTACTCATCAACTCTGTAACAATGTCGGCCTCTCATAATTAActtcattttcatttgaaaaGATGTAACATCATTTAAAGGAATGGAGCATACAAATTAAACTCAATAATATTTCACTCATGTAATAACTTAAATCGCCAAGAAAAGATTGTCATGTCAGATAAGCTACCCAACATCATCTAAATTCAAGCATTGTTTAGATTTACTCGTTGTTGCAAGCACTtctttagaataaaaaaaaaaaagtggatcATGGTATATAGAAAATGAATGAGAAATGACTTAAAGGAAATAATAAATCCAACTTATTGTCACTTTTGTAGggagggttaaatatgtttttattttttaatttttagtatattttagaattaatttattttaaaattttgaactaatttagttttttattttttgaataagtgaatttagtttttttaattaaattttattaagtttatttgatgtttatacgtacatattttttatttaaaataaattatcatttatttatttaaaatatttcgcTGTTCTTAACTTATAAATTCTTTATACTACCTTTTAgctttctaaaataatttttcattctcGTTCTTATTAGAGCATTAATATTAGAAGgtatagaagataatttgatcTGGTTTTGTTTTGAGTAATTGTTTTTCTTCTCAAATATAAAGTTCcttgattttattttgcttGCATGTTGAGGTTAAAGTAACTCATGTCTGATAATATGATGGGAAACATTAATGTTTGTTACGCTAGATTTGTAATGgtgtttttggttttgtgaaTTAAACTTTTGAATGATAAGTTATAACTTATTTAACTGTCATGAGTTTTTGAAATGCTTCTTTG contains:
- the LOC114176959 gene encoding cyclic dof factor 4-like gives rise to the protein MAQVGQASEGIKLFGTTITLHGRERREDSKVSEEGTEEKRADRIIPCPRCKSMETKFCYFNNYNVNQPRHFCKGCQRYWTAGGALRNVPIGAGRRKAKPPCHDPAGFLDGGLASTVQQQFGLEERLILDQWHVATIAHGDFRQFFPTKRRRINSGEHESQKEFVITEHRNEIETKEGLKGRDSVKLI